One Serpentinicella alkaliphila DNA segment encodes these proteins:
- a CDS encoding ABC transporter ATP-binding protein, with product MIEFKGVTKKFGNVKALDNITVTYPEGKIIGLLGPNGSGKSTTLKMIASLNKPDTGEVLINGKNPSIETRKQIAYLPEIDYLYSWMTVRDANNFMKGFYDDWNEDKNLKLMKFLQLEPNMIIKKISKGMRAKVKLLLAFSRDAKIVLLDEPLSGIDILTREQIIETIISDYSAGEQTIIISTHEIQEIEGLVDDVVFLKNGNVILQGDAESLRNERTMSLVELMKGVYQHGDF from the coding sequence ATGATTGAATTTAAGGGCGTAACGAAAAAATTTGGAAATGTAAAAGCTTTAGATAATATTACTGTTACCTATCCAGAAGGTAAAATTATAGGATTATTAGGGCCTAACGGTTCTGGTAAATCTACTACACTAAAAATGATTGCATCATTAAATAAACCTGACACAGGTGAAGTTCTTATTAATGGTAAAAATCCATCAATAGAGACAAGAAAACAAATTGCATATCTTCCAGAAATAGACTATCTATATTCTTGGATGACAGTTAGAGATGCGAATAACTTTATGAAAGGTTTCTATGATGATTGGAATGAGGATAAGAACTTAAAACTAATGAAATTTCTACAATTGGAGCCCAATATGATTATTAAGAAGATCTCAAAGGGTATGAGAGCTAAGGTAAAGCTATTACTAGCATTTTCAAGGGACGCTAAGATTGTACTATTAGATGAGCCTCTCTCTGGTATTGATATATTGACTAGAGAACAAATAATTGAAACAATAATTTCTGACTATAGTGCAGGGGAACAAACTATTATAATCTCTACCCATGAAATTCAGGAAATAGAAGGGTTAGTTGACGATGTGGTATTTTTAAAAAATGGAAATGTTATATTACAGGGAGATGCTGAGTCCTTAAGAAATGAAAGAACAATGTCTCTTGTGGAATTAATGAAAGGGGTGTACCAACATGGAGATTTCTAA
- a CDS encoding ABC-2 transporter permease has translation MEISKGRMFRTLFKKDLMLAKNESLIILGIIALGNLFLYYKAQTSWPLEVSLGFSWVLLMFIPLSIFIRAFSSISSEWKENTVYLMMSLPVSGMLVLLSKLLSLITRLILLLIVATPFTAILFFRLPMLRMMDLNINAQFVKIAFMYATLIILGYIMYLIIAIFSVHIGKIVKKFSGVVTFLAFIVTNYVVSKILEISFNALSNGVVRVEQPGIQINHISSFEFLTASTVILLISCVIFYITSVIYERKVEL, from the coding sequence ATGGAGATTTCTAAAGGTAGAATGTTCCGAACTTTATTTAAAAAGGATTTGATGCTTGCTAAAAATGAAAGTCTAATAATTTTAGGTATAATAGCACTTGGAAATCTCTTTTTATATTACAAAGCACAAACGAGCTGGCCATTAGAGGTATCCTTAGGATTTAGCTGGGTACTATTAATGTTTATACCCCTAAGTATTTTTATAAGGGCCTTTTCCAGTATAAGTAGCGAATGGAAGGAGAATACTGTTTATTTAATGATGTCTTTGCCAGTCTCAGGAATGTTAGTGCTTTTATCAAAGCTTCTATCACTAATAACTAGACTTATACTACTATTAATAGTTGCTACACCCTTTACAGCTATACTATTTTTTAGACTACCGATGCTTAGAATGATGGATTTAAATATTAACGCTCAATTTGTAAAAATTGCATTTATGTACGCTACTCTAATTATTTTAGGCTATATTATGTATCTCATAATAGCAATTTTTAGCGTTCATATTGGTAAGATAGTTAAGAAATTTTCTGGAGTAGTAACTTTCTTAGCCTTTATAGTCACTAATTATGTGGTTTCAAAGATACTTGAAATATCATTTAATGCCCTTAGTAATGGAGTTGTAAGAGTAGAGCAACCGGGTATTCAAATTAATCATATTTCGTCCTTTGAGTTTTTAACTGCTTCAACTGTTATATTATTAATTTCATGTGTAATATTTTATATAACATCAGTTATATATGAACGAAAAGTAGAATTATAG
- a CDS encoding DUF5050 domain-containing protein, protein MTIQYSKVYTVKSGDSIYSIAQEHYTTIDKLMIINMLESPILTLGQQLYIPIQKMTGINVYTDNKFEEINTNQMAYRPVTAYTATRPIIVNGVDINTGLYPVLNYQPQGAEFPYIYVPIAEFRRVGAMVRWDEARQIMFVTTDYAQRQERVRTLEAENAYLKLLLGGAGTSSITGVFDETNNEVEHNYKIEISQSRQYVPVIAYTATRPILVNGVDINTGLYHVLNFQPPGAEYPFIYVPIAEFRRVGARVVWDDTAQIMIVTTDYYILGERIIHLEAENLELRRQLEGTTPGARGNIPDNIRNGGFTAQQGNWVYYGRHRIVIQLIRDLTRNTLDNNIEQKLGEDDPSYINVLGEWVYYRHGMDNGRLYRRSITGLNPTPLTNEPVFNVLVVNGWIYYLNVNDNFTLYRIRIDGTGRMKINNDYSGSVNVVGEWIYYSNIDDQGRMYKIRVDGTGRQKISDFSAFKLSVHGNWMYYRRADDEMLYRSSIDGTNAIRLSNDLIYEFVVFGDYIYYLIQNPPGGDLYRMKLDGSEKTYMRLPDNITQLNIHPGWIYWISGSGTIYKTPIGGGGSVSLYRP, encoded by the coding sequence ATGACCATACAATATAGTAAAGTCTATACAGTTAAATCAGGAGATTCAATATATTCAATTGCTCAGGAACATTATACAACAATTGATAAATTAATGATAATTAATATGCTTGAGAGCCCGATTTTGACTCTAGGGCAACAACTTTATATTCCAATTCAGAAGATGACAGGAATAAATGTTTACACAGATAATAAGTTTGAAGAAATTAATACTAATCAAATGGCATATAGGCCAGTGACAGCCTACACAGCCACAAGACCCATTATTGTAAATGGAGTGGATATTAATACAGGCCTATATCCTGTTCTAAATTATCAACCTCAAGGTGCAGAGTTTCCATACATATACGTACCAATAGCAGAATTTAGAAGGGTTGGTGCTATGGTACGTTGGGATGAGGCTAGGCAAATAATGTTTGTAACAACAGATTACGCCCAAAGGCAAGAAAGAGTAAGAACCTTAGAGGCAGAGAATGCATATTTGAAACTCTTATTAGGAGGTGCAGGGACATCTAGTATAACAGGTGTATTTGATGAGACTAATAATGAAGTTGAACATAATTATAAAATTGAAATTAGTCAATCTAGACAATATGTTCCAGTGATAGCATATACAGCAACCAGACCAATATTAGTTAACGGTGTGGATATAAACACTGGGTTGTATCATGTACTAAATTTTCAGCCCCCAGGTGCAGAGTATCCATTTATATATGTACCTATAGCTGAGTTTAGAAGAGTTGGAGCAAGAGTAGTTTGGGATGATACAGCTCAAATAATGATTGTAACCACAGACTACTATATATTAGGAGAAAGAATAATTCATTTGGAAGCTGAAAACTTGGAGCTAAGAAGACAACTAGAGGGTACAACGCCCGGTGCTAGGGGCAATATTCCGGATAATATTAGGAATGGCGGCTTTACAGCACAACAAGGGAATTGGGTTTATTATGGGAGACACCGTATCGTAATTCAATTAATAAGGGACTTAACAAGAAATACATTGGATAATAATATAGAGCAAAAATTAGGTGAAGATGACCCATCTTATATTAATGTATTAGGAGAGTGGGTTTATTATAGACATGGAATGGATAATGGAAGATTGTATAGAAGAAGTATTACAGGTTTAAATCCAACACCACTTACGAATGAGCCGGTTTTTAACGTATTAGTTGTGAATGGATGGATCTACTACTTAAACGTCAATGATAACTTCACATTATATAGAATAAGGATAGATGGAACGGGTAGAATGAAAATCAATAATGATTACTCTGGTTCAGTGAATGTAGTAGGAGAGTGGATATATTATTCAAATATTGACGATCAAGGCAGAATGTATAAAATTAGAGTTGATGGCACAGGTAGACAGAAAATTAGTGATTTTTCAGCCTTTAAGTTATCCGTACATGGAAACTGGATGTACTATAGGAGGGCTGATGATGAAATGCTTTATAGATCCTCCATAGATGGAACAAATGCAATAAGGCTATCTAATGATTTGATATACGAATTTGTCGTATTTGGAGATTATATTTATTATCTAATACAAAACCCACCGGGTGGTGATTTGTATAGGATGAAGCTTGATGGTTCTGAAAAGACCTATAT